One Nocardioidaceae bacterium SCSIO 66511 genomic window carries:
- a CDS encoding ABC transporter ATP-binding protein, with amino-acid sequence MPDIRLSGICKDFGSARAVDDLDLTIPDGSFTCLLGPSGCGKTTTLRIISGLEHPTDGELAMDDRVLDSVAAGTFVPPERRDMGLVFQSYALWPHLTVRENTEFGLRMRRLGHAERDARVDETLRLVRIDDVADRYPAQLSGGQQQRVALARMLAMRPKVLLLDEPLSNLDAQLRLEMRTELKRIHDELDTTIVFVTHDQLEAMTLATDVAVMNNGRLEQFAPPLEVYGRPASEFVARFVGSPPMNLISLAGDRLGASLNAYTSAFGPGRTDIESVGIRPEALQLGSSAAGTGCWQETATVETILPTGYAWIVRLSVLDGTVFAVAFAEDGLRPGATVRFHVEAADIHLFDNGGRRAGSVAGDDRDAAAESMRDSTEVA; translated from the coding sequence ATGCCCGACATTCGCCTTTCTGGCATCTGTAAGGACTTCGGCAGCGCACGAGCGGTCGACGACCTCGACCTGACGATTCCCGACGGCTCCTTCACTTGTCTGCTGGGGCCCTCGGGCTGCGGCAAGACGACCACCCTGCGCATCATCTCGGGCCTCGAGCATCCGACCGACGGGGAGCTCGCCATGGACGACCGGGTACTCGACTCCGTCGCGGCGGGGACGTTCGTACCGCCAGAGCGCCGCGACATGGGTCTCGTCTTCCAAAGCTACGCGCTGTGGCCGCATCTCACCGTGCGCGAGAACACCGAGTTCGGTCTGCGGATGCGCCGCCTCGGGCACGCGGAGCGGGACGCGCGGGTGGACGAGACGCTCAGACTGGTACGCATCGACGACGTCGCCGACCGCTACCCGGCGCAACTGTCCGGCGGACAGCAACAGCGGGTCGCACTCGCCCGTATGCTCGCGATGCGGCCCAAGGTGCTACTGCTCGACGAGCCACTGTCGAATCTCGATGCGCAGCTTCGTCTCGAGATGCGTACCGAGCTGAAGCGGATACACGACGAGCTCGACACGACCATCGTCTTCGTCACTCATGACCAGCTCGAGGCGATGACGCTCGCAACGGATGTCGCGGTCATGAACAACGGCCGGCTCGAACAGTTCGCGCCTCCACTCGAGGTGTATGGGCGCCCGGCGTCGGAGTTCGTGGCGCGTTTCGTCGGCAGCCCGCCGATGAACCTGATCTCGCTCGCAGGCGACCGCCTCGGCGCGTCGTTGAACGCATACACGAGCGCGTTCGGCCCGGGTCGGACAGACATCGAGTCAGTCGGAATCCGCCCGGAGGCGCTCCAGCTCGGATCGTCCGCGGCCGGCACGGGATGTTGGCAGGAGACCGCGACGGTCGAGACCATCCTGCCGACCGGGTACGCCTGGATCGTACGACTCAGCGTGCTGGACGGCACGGTGTTCGCCGTCGCCTTCGCCGAGGACGGTCTGAGGCCGGGCGCGACCGTACGTTTCCACGTCGAAGCCGCGGACATCCACCTGTTCGACAATGGAGGGCGTCGGGCCGGGTCGGTTGCCGGCGACGACCGTGACGCCGCAGCAGAGTCCATGCGTGACTCGACAGAGGTGGCGTGA
- a CDS encoding Cof-type HAD-IIB family hydrolase, protein MERHSLRYRWLVTDLDGTLLDRRQRIVTRSHHALDRFQELGGTVLIATGRIESSALPYYRELGLHTPAILHNGARVVDLSTDRTLLRRELPERSVAAIVKVAESVDFPCSFAVFSGRTAYVTAVDSALSGYASRDGLEFEIRAEVSDLRASKVLLIAAERDQTALLAELANVDGTHVVQSERTYLEVLPEHTDKGSALDWLLRENSVAAADVVAIGDGMNDVAMIGRAGLGACVSDAQPDVAAMADLIVGSCTAGGVADVVDLAINGLR, encoded by the coding sequence ATGGAACGGCACAGCCTTCGCTACCGCTGGCTGGTCACGGATCTCGACGGCACCCTACTCGACAGGCGACAGCGGATCGTGACCCGCAGCCACCACGCACTCGACCGCTTCCAGGAGCTCGGCGGAACGGTGCTGATCGCCACCGGCCGGATCGAGAGTTCGGCTCTGCCGTACTACCGCGAGCTGGGCTTGCATACCCCGGCGATCCTGCACAACGGCGCACGCGTCGTCGACCTGTCGACCGATCGGACGCTGCTGCGCAGAGAGCTTCCCGAACGCTCCGTGGCGGCCATCGTGAAGGTCGCCGAGAGTGTCGACTTTCCGTGCTCGTTCGCGGTGTTCTCTGGACGGACCGCGTACGTGACGGCGGTCGACTCCGCGTTGTCCGGCTACGCGAGCAGGGACGGCCTCGAGTTCGAGATCCGTGCTGAGGTGAGCGATCTACGCGCGTCCAAGGTGTTGCTGATCGCCGCCGAACGCGACCAGACGGCACTGCTCGCGGAACTCGCGAACGTCGACGGCACCCATGTCGTGCAGTCCGAACGAACGTATCTCGAGGTACTTCCCGAGCACACCGACAAAGGCAGCGCGTTGGACTGGCTGCTTCGAGAGAACTCGGTCGCCGCCGCGGACGTAGTCGCGATCGGCGACGGAATGAATGACGTCGCGATGATCGGTCGCGCCGGACTCGGTGCATGCGTCTCGGACGCGCAGCCCGACGTCGCTGCGATGGCAGACCTGATAGTCGGGTCATGCACGGCCGGTGGGGTCGCCGACGTAGTGGACCTCGCCATCAACGGGCTGCGATGA
- a CDS encoding DeoR/GlpR family DNA-binding transcription regulator produces MATEIPAARLERLRELVDRRGVVSLKQAQEALDVSVMTVRRDFAALEELGVVRRTRGGVVGVGRVVPDTSYADRKDREVDAKSTIGRAAAGLVEDGDTIFLSGGTTCLAMARALASTKGVTVVTNSLDALAVLVPMPELTVIGTGGHASGRNNDMTGPVAESMIAGLRATKAFIGASGLTPDGVFNADLGRASIDRVMSEAANETVVLSDHTKIGASAFALVTALSGVDSVVTDKTLRKAEREWLTAEDVSVLVARAGTRLDDAG; encoded by the coding sequence ATGGCGACGGAGATTCCGGCGGCACGGCTGGAGCGGCTGCGTGAGCTCGTCGACCGGCGCGGGGTCGTTTCTCTGAAGCAGGCGCAGGAAGCGCTCGATGTTTCGGTGATGACGGTTCGCCGCGACTTCGCCGCGCTCGAGGAGCTCGGTGTCGTACGCCGGACCCGTGGCGGGGTGGTCGGTGTAGGGCGGGTCGTTCCGGATACGTCGTACGCCGATCGCAAGGATCGCGAGGTCGACGCGAAGTCCACGATCGGGCGGGCCGCCGCCGGGCTCGTCGAGGACGGCGACACGATCTTCCTCAGCGGCGGGACGACCTGTCTCGCGATGGCTCGGGCACTCGCCTCGACCAAGGGTGTGACCGTGGTGACCAACTCTCTCGACGCGCTCGCCGTCCTGGTACCGATGCCGGAGCTCACGGTGATCGGCACCGGCGGGCATGCGAGCGGCCGCAACAACGACATGACCGGGCCGGTGGCGGAGTCGATGATCGCCGGACTGCGTGCGACGAAGGCATTCATCGGCGCCTCGGGCCTGACACCCGACGGTGTGTTCAACGCAGACCTCGGGCGAGCTTCGATCGACCGGGTGATGTCGGAGGCGGCGAACGAGACGGTCGTCCTGTCCGATCACACGAAGATCGGAGCATCGGCGTTCGCCCTCGTCACGGCGCTGAGCGGTGTCGACAGCGTCGTCACCGACAAGACCCTGCGCAAGGCCGAGCGCGAATGGCTCACAGCGGAGGACGTTTCGGTCCTCGTCGCGCGGGCGGGTACGCGACTCGACGACGCCGGGTGA
- a CDS encoding ABC transporter substrate-binding protein, with amino-acid sequence MSPLLNRHRARIGLAAAVATVSALVAAGCGTSDDAPAEESAELSDTDFDLEDIASAAKEEGELNVYNNSSSVEDVAANFSDEFGIDTTGTKAETSEMVEKVTREVDSGNVTVSVIQIEDGAALVGQLLDRGYVQSWVPSDLESKIDGQNADPLAYVWRALTVAYNPDVYPKGCPVDNMWELTDPEWKGKVAFQDPRLKTNLLNWFIELTNSGATPLEDAYKDYAGEALDTDEDNAGWEFIQRLAQNEPILTDSDSDAAAATGASGQDDPPLSILSSAKYIDAEEDGNSLAVCDTLKPWVGVAYPKYMAIVSDAPAPNAAKLWVHYVLTEEGIEPELEDGGFSANTEVPPASDNDPEGLEDWGKQLLPLLPKNNGDYWDGRQTMSDFWQINADS; translated from the coding sequence ATGAGTCCGCTGTTGAACAGGCATCGGGCCAGGATCGGGTTGGCGGCGGCCGTTGCGACAGTTAGCGCCCTGGTCGCGGCCGGGTGCGGCACCTCCGACGACGCGCCGGCAGAGGAGTCCGCGGAGCTCTCCGACACCGACTTCGACCTCGAGGATATTGCCTCCGCTGCGAAGGAGGAGGGTGAGCTCAACGTCTACAACAACTCCAGCTCGGTCGAGGACGTCGCGGCGAACTTCAGCGACGAGTTCGGGATCGACACAACCGGCACCAAGGCCGAGACCAGCGAGATGGTCGAGAAGGTGACGCGCGAGGTCGACTCGGGCAATGTGACCGTCTCGGTCATCCAGATCGAGGACGGCGCGGCACTGGTCGGCCAACTGCTCGACCGGGGATACGTGCAGTCGTGGGTGCCTTCCGACCTCGAGTCGAAGATCGATGGGCAGAACGCCGACCCGCTCGCGTACGTCTGGCGTGCGCTGACGGTCGCGTACAACCCGGACGTGTATCCAAAGGGATGTCCGGTCGACAACATGTGGGAGCTGACCGACCCGGAGTGGAAGGGGAAGGTTGCCTTCCAGGATCCGCGGCTCAAGACCAACCTGCTGAACTGGTTCATCGAGCTCACCAACAGCGGAGCGACACCGCTCGAGGACGCGTACAAGGACTACGCCGGTGAGGCCCTGGACACCGATGAGGACAACGCGGGTTGGGAGTTCATCCAGCGGCTGGCCCAGAACGAACCGATCCTGACCGACTCGGACAGCGATGCCGCGGCCGCGACCGGGGCGAGCGGCCAGGACGATCCGCCGCTCTCGATCCTGTCGTCGGCCAAGTACATCGATGCGGAGGAGGACGGTAACTCGCTCGCCGTCTGCGACACGCTCAAGCCCTGGGTCGGGGTGGCGTACCCGAAGTACATGGCCATCGTCTCCGACGCCCCGGCGCCGAACGCGGCCAAGCTCTGGGTCCACTACGTGCTCACCGAGGAGGGCATCGAACCCGAGCTCGAGGACGGAGGCTTCTCCGCGAACACCGAGGTTCCGCCGGCGTCGGATAACGACCCCGAGGGTCTGGAGGACTGGGGCAAGCAATTGCTGCCCCTGCTGCCTAAGAACAACGGCGACTACTGGGACGGACGACAGACCATGTCGGACTTCTGGCAGATCAACGCGGACAGCTGA
- a CDS encoding inorganic phosphate transporter encodes MSAAYAAAILPLVVAGAFSIVTGLNDGGTLLSAGLKVRGLHFPVAVGVLAIALVVVPIIVGTYVASMFSERMVSFTGSGASGVHAAVTIAIVVALATTSWLASRGKPTSLTLATVGALVGAGLGLGLPVSGRTVVTVLLAGIAAPLAGGLVGNAMVRILGRISLTGSLRRVHRLAFTGQCIAYAAGDGQKMYAIFALTGGATGSTAIHPWMIPVASVLFVVGAVGGLAGTGRALNSALAPVRPVHAVSAELGSAGAVSGCAALGFPVSMTQAVAGGIVGSGLDRARWPAVLRLAGAWIVTLPVSLLAAGIGVLTMRTML; translated from the coding sequence ATGAGTGCGGCGTACGCGGCGGCAATTCTGCCGCTGGTGGTGGCGGGTGCGTTCTCGATCGTGACCGGATTGAACGACGGCGGCACGCTGCTCTCGGCCGGTCTCAAGGTGCGCGGGTTGCACTTCCCCGTCGCGGTCGGCGTTCTCGCCATCGCGCTTGTCGTGGTGCCCATCATCGTCGGTACCTACGTCGCAAGCATGTTCAGCGAACGGATGGTCTCGTTCACCGGTTCCGGCGCCTCAGGCGTACACGCGGCCGTGACCATCGCGATCGTCGTCGCGCTTGCCACGACGAGTTGGCTCGCATCTCGTGGTAAGCCCACCAGCCTGACCCTTGCGACCGTCGGCGCTCTCGTCGGAGCCGGCCTCGGACTCGGGCTGCCCGTGTCGGGGCGAACGGTCGTGACCGTGTTGCTCGCCGGTATCGCCGCGCCACTTGCCGGCGGACTCGTCGGGAATGCGATGGTCCGGATACTCGGCCGGATCTCCTTGACCGGCTCGCTGCGCCGCGTACACCGGCTCGCGTTCACCGGGCAGTGCATCGCGTACGCGGCCGGCGACGGCCAGAAGATGTACGCGATCTTCGCGCTCACCGGCGGAGCGACTGGCTCGACCGCAATCCATCCGTGGATGATCCCCGTCGCAAGCGTCCTGTTCGTGGTCGGCGCGGTCGGCGGTCTTGCAGGGACCGGGCGCGCCCTCAACTCGGCGCTCGCCCCGGTACGTCCCGTGCACGCCGTGTCGGCCGAGCTCGGCTCGGCGGGCGCGGTGTCGGGCTGCGCGGCACTCGGATTCCCGGTCAGCATGACCCAAGCCGTCGCCGGAGGCATCGTCGGCTCGGGTCTCGACCGCGCTCGCTGGCCGGCGGTCTTGCGTCTGGCGGGAGCATGGATCGTCACGCTTCCAGTCAGCCTGCTCGCCGCCGGTATTGGCGTCCTTACCATGCGGACGATGCTGTGA
- a CDS encoding inositol monophosphatase, protein MTNTTGYDSAGLLDVARSAALEVGDLIREGFGAAGGISFKRDFHDVVTEYDKRAEQVIVDILQSKVPGSTVCGEEGGFLAGDADATVESAITWYVDPIDGTGNFARGLPFCCVSIAAATADALVAGIVYDPLRREEFTAADGAAYCNGERLEASAARSDSEAVLVTGFPKHRPWERGGRPDPARFAELVDRFRSVRRIGSAALTLAYVAAGRIDVALGVRTSPWDVAAGALLVECAGGAYVPLRSEGDDDLPVWDVDSHVAFGRGFDLDQSCLADLVGR, encoded by the coding sequence ATGACCAACACGACTGGGTACGACTCGGCCGGCCTGCTCGACGTGGCCCGCTCGGCGGCGCTCGAGGTCGGCGATCTCATCCGCGAGGGCTTCGGAGCGGCAGGAGGGATCTCCTTCAAGCGGGATTTCCACGACGTGGTGACCGAGTACGACAAGCGCGCCGAGCAGGTCATTGTGGACATCCTGCAGTCCAAGGTTCCCGGCTCGACGGTGTGCGGTGAAGAGGGCGGATTCCTGGCAGGCGACGCCGACGCCACCGTCGAGTCGGCCATCACCTGGTACGTCGACCCGATCGACGGTACCGGCAACTTCGCCCGCGGGCTCCCGTTCTGCTGCGTGTCGATCGCCGCGGCCACCGCCGACGCCCTCGTCGCAGGGATCGTGTACGACCCCTTGCGTCGTGAGGAGTTCACCGCCGCCGACGGTGCTGCGTACTGCAACGGTGAACGGCTCGAGGCCAGCGCGGCCCGCAGCGACTCGGAGGCGGTTCTGGTCACCGGGTTCCCGAAGCATCGGCCGTGGGAGCGCGGGGGCAGGCCGGACCCCGCGCGTTTCGCCGAGTTGGTCGACCGGTTTCGTTCGGTGCGGCGCATCGGGTCCGCGGCGCTGACACTCGCGTACGTCGCCGCCGGCAGGATCGACGTCGCGCTCGGCGTTCGTACGAGCCCGTGGGACGTCGCGGCGGGAGCGTTGCTCGTCGAGTGTGCGGGTGGGGCGTACGTGCCGCTGCGATCCGAGGGCGATGACGACCTGCCCGTGTGGGATGTCGACAGCCACGTCGCGTTCGGTCGCGGCTTCGACCTGGACCAGTCCTGTCTCGCCGACCTGGTCGGTCGGTGA
- a CDS encoding DUF47 family protein encodes MSAVRRLLSLTTGRIDGTLVSALSGQLHAAQEGADLALAMTSGALAAAEAREQMRLTEHRGDRERGRLVGGLSRALVTPMDREDLFRLSRSIDDVLDTLRDFVRESDLFGMGDQADLAPILDQIRAGLSALSDAVDDLLANPDRVAASALAAKKAGGGVRRLYEDEIARILADENGVLALRKHELARRLDDVGRQLSQAADSIADGAMKRWH; translated from the coding sequence GTGAGCGCGGTGCGCAGGCTGCTGAGCCTCACCACCGGCCGGATCGACGGCACCCTCGTCAGCGCGCTGTCCGGCCAACTGCACGCGGCGCAGGAAGGTGCCGATCTCGCCCTCGCCATGACGAGTGGAGCGCTGGCTGCCGCTGAGGCGCGCGAGCAGATGCGGCTGACCGAACATCGCGGCGACCGCGAACGCGGCCGCCTCGTCGGCGGTCTCAGCAGGGCGCTCGTCACGCCGATGGACCGCGAAGACCTGTTCCGATTGTCTCGCTCGATCGATGACGTACTCGACACGCTGCGCGACTTCGTACGGGAGTCCGACCTGTTCGGAATGGGCGACCAGGCTGATCTCGCGCCGATCCTGGACCAGATCCGGGCCGGTCTCTCCGCGCTATCCGACGCCGTCGACGACCTGCTCGCAAACCCCGATCGGGTGGCTGCCAGTGCACTGGCTGCGAAGAAGGCAGGCGGCGGCGTACGCCGCCTGTACGAGGACGAGATCGCCCGCATCCTCGCCGACGAGAACGGCGTACTCGCTCTGCGCAAGCATGAGCTGGCACGCCGGCTTGACGACGTCGGCAGGCAGCTCAGCCAGGCCGCCGACTCGATCGCCGACGGTGCGATGAAACGCTGGCATTAG
- a CDS encoding HAD family hydrolase → MTGRRPFVPEALLVDFGGVLMSSTVKQGWREQVVDAVAYAVGSGVSREQIRHDLDAGLTAWRAWKAAMNRPYAPRDLSHVEFWCDFVGADWPGAARDAVRDRASELCWFLDRSRAAREPRTGTGGLLQAAYDADIPVAVVSNALCGQVHREELARLGMTKHIAVELYSDEAGIRKPNPHLIHQAAKRLDVPVGRAWYVGDRYDRDIVCGRRAGAGLVVLMRAGDTEASKANVAAAPDLIVDDPADLCRRLRDIQDEGERSG, encoded by the coding sequence ATGACCGGACGGCGGCCGTTCGTCCCCGAGGCGCTCCTCGTCGATTTCGGCGGCGTGCTGATGTCGTCGACTGTCAAGCAGGGCTGGCGCGAGCAGGTCGTCGACGCCGTTGCGTACGCCGTCGGGTCCGGCGTCTCGCGGGAGCAGATCCGCCACGACCTCGACGCCGGCCTGACCGCCTGGCGGGCGTGGAAGGCGGCGATGAATCGCCCGTACGCCCCGCGTGACCTGAGCCATGTCGAGTTCTGGTGCGATTTCGTCGGCGCGGACTGGCCGGGCGCAGCCCGCGATGCCGTGCGTGATCGGGCGAGCGAGCTCTGCTGGTTCCTCGACCGGTCGAGGGCAGCTCGCGAACCCCGCACCGGCACCGGCGGGCTGCTGCAGGCGGCATACGACGCCGATATCCCGGTCGCGGTCGTGAGCAATGCGCTGTGTGGGCAGGTGCATCGCGAGGAGCTTGCGCGTCTTGGCATGACGAAGCACATCGCCGTGGAGCTCTACTCGGACGAGGCCGGCATCCGCAAGCCGAACCCGCATCTCATCCACCAGGCGGCCAAGCGGCTCGACGTACCAGTCGGACGCGCCTGGTACGTCGGCGACCGGTACGACCGTGACATCGTCTGCGGTCGCCGTGCAGGCGCCGGTCTGGTGGTGCTGATGCGGGCCGGCGACACCGAGGCCAGCAAGGCGAACGTCGCCGCCGCACCAGATCTGATCGTCGACGACCCGGCCGACCTGTGCCGTCGACTGCGCGACATCCAAGACGAAGGGGAGCGATCCGGATGA
- a CDS encoding iron ABC transporter permease: MAGREPTLLVGLILTVLLLYLVVAPVVALLSDGFRVHYGDEGAAGAPAGEWTLYYAQRVFSSPISKLLLWEPLVNTLVAAVGVTILALLLGGGLAWLVSRTDLPGQRVLGTALIIPYMLPSWTFSLAWLAVFKNRRIGGQAGLMETVGFTPPDWLAYGRVPIIICLGVHYFPFAFLLVSNALRRVDSQLEESARILGAPRRVIARRIIIPLLLPALMSGVLLTFSRVIGTFGTPYVLGLPVDHTMLSTSLYQAFRQGSVGVMAVLAAVIVAIGVSILVADAWLLREHRRFVTVGTKGAMHRPVDLGRFRTPVVAGVWLVFGLTVIVPAGVLLLSTISRVPGDFSLDNFTLDFWFAEHIDHQDALPQGLLRSPEMIEATWNTLRIVGLAALVCGVLGLLIGYLVVRLAHTKIAQILRQVSFLPYLVPGIAFAAAYLSLFAVARGPIPALYGTFFLLLLVLVVQHIPYSSRSGISAMMQLGREPEEAAQICGAGWISRIGRIVIPIQKGALATAVILPFISTVKELSAVIMLATPGTELLTTLSVRLNDYAYTQAANGVVLVIAFIALVFTWMAQRIGRNTLDSGIGG, translated from the coding sequence GTGGCAGGACGCGAACCCACCCTCCTGGTGGGCCTCATCCTGACCGTGCTGCTCCTCTACCTCGTCGTCGCGCCCGTTGTCGCCCTGCTGTCGGACGGCTTTCGGGTTCACTACGGCGACGAGGGTGCGGCCGGGGCTCCGGCGGGCGAGTGGACGCTCTACTACGCGCAGCGGGTGTTCAGCTCGCCGATCAGCAAGCTGCTGCTCTGGGAGCCGCTGGTCAACACGCTGGTCGCCGCCGTCGGCGTCACGATTCTGGCGCTCTTACTGGGTGGTGGACTGGCCTGGCTCGTCTCTCGCACCGACCTTCCCGGACAGCGAGTGCTCGGGACCGCGCTGATCATCCCGTACATGCTGCCGTCCTGGACGTTCTCGCTGGCCTGGCTCGCGGTCTTCAAGAACCGCCGCATCGGCGGGCAGGCCGGTCTGATGGAGACCGTTGGCTTCACACCGCCGGACTGGCTTGCGTACGGCCGAGTGCCGATCATCATCTGCCTCGGGGTGCACTACTTCCCGTTCGCGTTTCTCCTTGTCAGCAACGCGTTGCGGCGAGTCGACTCCCAACTCGAGGAGTCGGCGCGGATACTCGGCGCGCCGCGGCGGGTCATCGCCCGCAGGATCATCATCCCGTTGCTCCTGCCGGCGCTGATGTCCGGAGTGCTGCTGACCTTCTCGCGGGTGATCGGGACATTCGGCACACCGTACGTGCTCGGGCTTCCGGTCGACCACACGATGCTGTCGACGTCGCTGTACCAGGCGTTCCGCCAGGGCTCGGTCGGAGTGATGGCGGTCCTGGCCGCGGTGATCGTCGCGATCGGTGTGTCGATCCTGGTCGCCGATGCGTGGTTGCTTCGAGAGCATCGAAGGTTCGTCACGGTCGGCACGAAGGGCGCGATGCACCGGCCCGTCGACCTCGGGCGCTTCCGGACACCGGTCGTCGCCGGGGTGTGGCTCGTCTTCGGGCTGACCGTCATCGTTCCCGCCGGTGTCCTGCTGCTGTCGACGATCAGCCGGGTGCCCGGAGACTTCAGCCTCGACAACTTCACGCTCGACTTCTGGTTCGCCGAACACATCGACCATCAGGACGCTCTACCGCAAGGACTGTTGCGGAGTCCGGAGATGATCGAGGCGACCTGGAACACGCTCCGCATCGTGGGGCTCGCGGCACTCGTCTGTGGCGTACTCGGCCTGCTCATCGGCTACCTGGTGGTCCGGCTCGCGCACACGAAGATCGCGCAGATCCTGCGCCAGGTGTCCTTCCTGCCCTATCTCGTGCCGGGCATCGCGTTCGCGGCGGCGTACCTCTCGCTCTTCGCCGTCGCACGCGGTCCGATCCCGGCGCTGTACGGCACCTTCTTCCTGCTGCTGTTGGTTCTCGTGGTGCAACACATTCCCTACTCCTCGCGATCCGGCATCTCCGCGATGATGCAGCTCGGCCGTGAGCCCGAGGAGGCCGCGCAGATCTGCGGCGCGGGATGGATCTCTCGCATCGGCCGGATCGTGATACCGATCCAGAAGGGCGCCTTGGCGACCGCCGTGATCCTGCCGTTCATCTCGACCGTCAAAGAGCTGTCCGCGGTGATCATGCTCGCCACGCCGGGGACCGAGCTGCTGACCACCTTGTCCGTACGCCTCAACGACTACGCCTACACGCAGGCGGCCAACGGTGTCGTTCTCGTCATCGCGTTCATCGCGCTGGTCTTCACGTGGATGGCGCAACGCATCGGCCGCAACACACTCGACTCCGGAATCGGAGGGTGA
- a CDS encoding phytase, whose translation MLKAGTGVVVFAAVVSLTGGGSVSAMPGNHSGAAEIGSVAAEFETRAVFDDEAGGFADTDDPAIWVNPEHRDRSVVIVTQKEAGLVVFDLGGNPLQELPAPPAPGDGDAPGRLNNVDLVYGVPLGDDEEPTDLAVVSDRGRDQVRIYAIDPEAADDGDAPLRDVTADDVPYVFSADQDEVNGEATAYGLAAWQDGDQAYAAVSRNNDTALAQVRLEPTDDGHVTYETVDRLNLPSSFDLPDGTRWTPCGDPGELPQVEGMVVDRDRGVLYAAQENVALWRVPLDEEEFGSVRIVDKVREYGIPWTYDPNADEECAVDYADDPGFGGKHLAADAEGLTIYDAGDGDGQLVASSQGDNTFATYDRAAGNAFTGSFEIVDGDATDGVQECDGADLTSADLGGAFEDGLLVVQDGDNTPDVPGDGGEARDNSNVKFVSWGEIAPGLARRAHLGSHRHSKGHAR comes from the coding sequence ATGCTCAAAGCAGGCACGGGAGTGGTCGTCTTCGCGGCCGTCGTTTCACTGACAGGTGGAGGCAGTGTCTCGGCGATGCCGGGCAATCATTCGGGCGCCGCGGAGATCGGTTCGGTGGCCGCGGAGTTCGAGACCCGGGCGGTATTCGACGACGAGGCCGGTGGCTTCGCCGACACCGACGACCCGGCGATCTGGGTGAACCCGGAGCACCGTGATCGCAGTGTCGTGATCGTCACCCAGAAGGAGGCCGGGCTCGTCGTCTTCGATCTCGGCGGGAATCCGCTGCAGGAGCTCCCGGCTCCGCCCGCACCAGGCGATGGGGATGCACCGGGTCGCCTCAACAACGTCGATCTCGTCTACGGGGTGCCGCTCGGCGACGACGAGGAGCCCACCGACCTTGCCGTCGTGAGCGACCGCGGCCGTGACCAGGTGCGGATCTACGCGATCGATCCGGAAGCGGCGGACGACGGCGATGCGCCCTTGCGGGATGTGACGGCCGACGATGTGCCGTACGTGTTCTCCGCCGATCAGGACGAGGTCAACGGCGAGGCGACCGCGTACGGCCTGGCCGCCTGGCAGGACGGCGATCAGGCGTACGCCGCCGTCAGTCGCAACAACGACACGGCCCTGGCACAGGTTCGCCTCGAGCCGACCGACGATGGTCACGTCACGTACGAGACCGTCGATCGGCTGAACCTGCCTTCCAGCTTCGACCTGCCCGACGGCACCCGATGGACACCGTGTGGCGATCCCGGGGAGCTGCCGCAGGTCGAGGGCATGGTGGTCGATCGCGATCGTGGAGTGCTCTATGCGGCGCAGGAGAACGTCGCCCTCTGGCGGGTTCCGCTCGACGAGGAGGAGTTCGGTTCTGTGCGCATCGTCGACAAGGTACGCGAGTACGGCATCCCGTGGACGTACGACCCGAACGCGGACGAGGAGTGCGCGGTTGACTACGCCGACGACCCGGGCTTCGGAGGCAAGCATCTCGCTGCCGATGCCGAGGGGTTGACGATCTACGACGCGGGTGACGGCGACGGGCAGCTCGTTGCCTCCAGCCAGGGCGACAACACGTTCGCGACCTACGACCGTGCCGCGGGCAACGCGTTCACGGGATCGTTCGAGATCGTCGACGGTGACGCGACCGACGGTGTGCAGGAGTGCGACGGCGCCGACTTGACGAGCGCCGACCTCGGCGGTGCGTTCGAGGACGGACTGCTGGTCGTACAGGACGGAGACAACACCCCTGACGTACCCGGCGACGGTGGCGAGGCACGCGACAACTCGAACGTGAAGTTCGTGAGCTGGGGCGAGATCGCGCCCGGGCTTGCGCGCCGAGCCCACCTCGGATCACATCGTCACTCGAAGGGACATGCACGATGA